Proteins encoded together in one Cicer arietinum cultivar CDC Frontier isolate Library 1 chromosome 4, Cicar.CDCFrontier_v2.0, whole genome shotgun sequence window:
- the LOC101494888 gene encoding ETO1-like protein 1 isoform X1, with translation MRSFFTAESSKEEHSSALNPQSWLQVERGKLPKLSSQSSSTSIESLIKVQQPPVLPFFKPVDYVEVLAQIHEELESCTPQEQSNLFLFQYQVFKGLGDVKLMQRSLREAWRRASSVHEKIVFGAWLKYEKQGEELIAGLLISKRENEYGPVDVKSHIGSHIKVSFQESVLMNGSNTSQYVVFTIGDEKIVCDRQKFSELSAPFHTMLNGDFWESSSEAIDLSENNISPSGMRAISYFSMTGSLIELPPKLLLEILVFANKYCCDRLKESCDRRLASLVSSKEDAVELMEYALDENSVVLAASCLQFLLRDLPDCLSDNGVVDLFLHANKQQLEVMVGRGLFALFCFLSEVSMNLDSSSDTTARFLERLVEFAENDKQRLLAFHRLGCVRLLRKEYDEARCLFERAVNAGHIYSVAGLARLDSIKDEKHLSYEKISSVISPVIRLGWMYQERSLYCDGDLRTKDLEKATELDPTLVYPYMYRAATLMKTENAQGALTEINRILGFKLSLECLELRFFIYLALEDYKAALRDVQAILTLCPQYRMFEGRVAASQLRTLVLEHVEHLTTADCWAQLYDCWSAVDDIESLSVIYQMLESDAAKGVLYFRQSLLLLRLNCPEAAMRSLQLAWQHASSEHERLVYEGWILYDTGHYEEGLQKAEESISIKRSFEAFFLKAYALADSGLGSICSSTVISLLEDALRCPSDNLRKGQVRFFYCTTFWEYFVNHQPSGHTQALNNLGSVFVDHGKLDQAADCYIKALKIHHTRAHQGLARVHFLKNDKPTAYKEMTKLIEKAKNNASAYEKRSEYGDRELTKADLEMVTRLDPLRVYPYRYRAAVLMDNHKEQEAIAELSRAIAFKADLHLLHLRAAFHEHKGDVLSALRDCRAALSVDPNHQEMLELHTRVNSHEP, from the exons ATGAGGAGTTTCTTCACTGCAGAATCATCTAAAGAAGAGCACTCAAGTGCTCTTAATCCTCAATCATGGCTGCAAGTTGAAAGAGGGAAACTTCCTAAATTGTCATCACAGTCCTCTTCTACATCAAT AGAATCATTAATCAAGGTTCAGCA GCCACCAGTACTGCCATTCTTTAAACCTGTTGATTATGTGGAAGTTTTAGCTCAAATCCATGAAGAGCTTGAATCATGTACTCCACAGGAACAGTCAAATCTGTTTCTGTTCCAATATCAGGTCTTTAAAGGCCTTGGTGATGTTAAATTGATGCAAAGAAGCCTCCGGGAAGCATGGCGGAGGGCGAGCAGTGTTCATGAGAAGATTGTATTTGGGGCATGGTTGAAGTATGAGAAGCAAGGGGAAGAACTAATTGCTGGTTTGCTTATAAGTAAGCGTGAAAACGAATATGGTCCTGTTGATGTCAAATCTCATATTGGTTCTCATATAAAGGTAAGTTTCCAGGAGAGTGTTTTGATGAATGGGAGCAACACTTCACAGTATGTTGTTTTTACGATTGGAGATGAGAAGATAGTGTGTGATAGACAGAAGTTTTCTGAACTCTCGGCGCCGTTTCACACAATGCTAAATGGGGATTTCTGGGAATCGTCTTCGGAGGCTATAGATTTGTCGGAAAACAATATATCTCCTTCGGGTATGAGGGCAATAAGTTATTTCAGTATGACTGGAAGTTTAATTGAACTCCCTCCAAAGCTTTTGTTGGAGATATTAGTTTTTGCCAACAAATATTGTTGTGATAGATTAAAAGAGTCTTGTGATAGAAGACTTGCATCCTTAGTTTCTTCCAAAGAAGATGCCGTGGAACTCATGGAATATGCTCTTGATGAGAATTCGGTTGTCCTTGCAGCTTCTTGTTTACAATTCCTTTTACGCGATCTTCCTGATTGCTTGAGCGACAATGGGGTGGTGGACTTATTTCTTCATGCTAATAAGCAGCAGTTGGAAGTTATGGTTGGGCGTGGTTTGTTTGCACTTTTCTGTTTCTTGAGTGAAGTTTCTATGAACCTTGATTCTAGTTCAGACACAACCGCTCGTTTTCTGGAAAGGTTAGTTGAATTTGCTGAAAATGACAAGCAGAGATTGTTGGCATTTCATCGATTGGGATGTGTAAGACTCTTGCGGAAAGAATACGATGAAGCTCGTTGCCTTTTTGAGAGAGCTGTAAACGCAGGTCATATTTATTCGGTTGCTGGTTTAGCTAGACTGGACTCTATAAAAGATGAGAAGCATTTATCTTACGAGAAGATAAGCTCGGTCATTTCTCCTGTCATTCGACTTGGATGGATGTACCAAGAAAGATCACTATATTGTGATGGTGATTTGAGGACGAAAGACCTTGAGAAAGCAACTGAGCTGGACCCTACTCTTGTATATCCCTACATGTATAGGGCTGCCACTTTAATGAAGACAGAGAATGCTCAAGGTGCACTCACCGAAATTAATCGGATACTAGGCTTCAAACTTTCATTAGAATGCTTGGAACTACGGTTTTTTATCTATCTTGCTCTTGAGGACTACAAAGCAGCCCTTCGCGATGTTCAGGCAATTCTTACTTTGTGTCCACAATATAGAATGTTTGAAGGGCGTGTAGCTGCATCTCAACTCCGTACTCTAGTGCTTGAGCATGTTGAACATTTGACGACGGCAGATTGTTGGGCACAATTATATGACTGTTGGTCTGCTGTTGATGATATCGAGTCTTTATCTGTTATTTACCAGATGCTTGAATCTGATGCCGCAAAGGGCGTTTTATACTTCAGACAATCATTGCTTCTCCTCAG gcTAAACTGTCCCGAGGCAGCTATGCGGAGTTTACAGTTAGCTTGGCAACATGCATCAAGCGAGCACGAACGACTTGTATATGAGGGGTGGATCTTGTATGATACTGGTCATTATGAGGAAGGGCTCCAAAAAGCTGAAGAGTCTATTAGTATTAAAAGGTCTTTTGAGGCCTTTTTCCTAAAGGCTTATGCATTGGCCGACTCTGGTTTAGGTTCAATATGTTCTTCGACTGTTATTTCACTTCTGGAAGATGCCTTGAGGTGTCCTTCTGATAATCTGCGCAAAGGTCAGGTACGGTTTTTCTATTGTACCACCTTCTGGGAATATTTCGTCAATCATCAACCAAGTGGCCACACACAG GCCCTGAACAATCTTGGAAGTGTTTTTGTTGATCATGGGAAACTGGACCAAGCTGCCGATTGCTATATCAAAGCCCTTAAAATCCATCACACTCGAGCCCATCAGGGTCTTGCGCGTgttcattttctaaaaaatgaCAAGCCTACTGCTTACAAGGAAATGACCAAACTTATTGAGAAGGCGAAAAACAATGCGTCGGCGTACGAGAAGAGATCTGAGTATGGTGATCGTGAACTCACAAAGGCAGACCTGGAGATGGTGACTAGACTAGATCCACTTCGTGTGTATCCTTATAGATATCGAGCAGCAG TTTTGATGGACAACCATAAGGAACAGGAAGCCATTGCTGAGCTCTCTAGAGCAATTGCATTCAAAGCTGATTTGCATCTCTTACATCTACGCGCAGCATTTCATGAACACAAAGGGGATGTCCTAAGTGCGCTAAGAGACTGCCGTGCTGCACTCTCGGTGGATCCAAACCACCAAGAAATGTTGGAACTTCACACGCGTGTTAACAGCCACGAACCATGA
- the LOC101494888 gene encoding ETO1-like protein 1 isoform X2, producing the protein MRSFFTAESSKEEHSSALNPQSWLQVERGKLPKLSSQSSSTSIESLIKVQQPPVLPFFKPVDYVEVLAQIHEELESCTPQEQSNLFLFQYQVFKGLGDVKLMQRSLREAWRRASSVHEKIVFGAWLKYEKQGEELIAGLLISKRENEYGPVDVKSHIGSHIKVSFQESVLMNGSNTSQYVVFTIGDEKIVCDRQKFSELSAPFHTMLNGDFWESSSEAIDLSENNISPSGMRAISYFSMTGSLIELPPKLLLEILVFANKYCCDRLKESCDRRLASLVSSKEDAVELMEYALDENSVVLAASCLQFLLRDLPDCLSDNGVVDLFLHANKQQLEVMVGRGLFALFCFLSEVSMNLDSSSDTTARFLERLVEFAENDKQRLLAFHRLGCVRLLRKEYDEARCLFERAVNAGHIYSVAGLARLDSIKDEKHLSYEKISSVISPVIRLGWMYQERSLYCDGDLRTKDLEKATELDPTLVYPYMYRAATLMKTENAQGALTEINRILGFKLSLECLELRFFIYLALEDYKAALRDVQAILTLCPQYRMFEGRVAASQLRTLVLEHVEHLTTADCWAQLYDCWSAVDDIESLSVIYQMLESDAAKGVLYFRQSLLLLRLNCPEAAMRSLQLAWQHASSEHERLVYEGWILYDTGHYEEGLQKAEESISIKRSFEAFFLKAYALADSGLGSICSSTVISLLEDALRCPSDNLRKGQALNNLGSVFVDHGKLDQAADCYIKALKIHHTRAHQGLARVHFLKNDKPTAYKEMTKLIEKAKNNASAYEKRSEYGDRELTKADLEMVTRLDPLRVYPYRYRAAVLMDNHKEQEAIAELSRAIAFKADLHLLHLRAAFHEHKGDVLSALRDCRAALSVDPNHQEMLELHTRVNSHEP; encoded by the exons ATGAGGAGTTTCTTCACTGCAGAATCATCTAAAGAAGAGCACTCAAGTGCTCTTAATCCTCAATCATGGCTGCAAGTTGAAAGAGGGAAACTTCCTAAATTGTCATCACAGTCCTCTTCTACATCAAT AGAATCATTAATCAAGGTTCAGCA GCCACCAGTACTGCCATTCTTTAAACCTGTTGATTATGTGGAAGTTTTAGCTCAAATCCATGAAGAGCTTGAATCATGTACTCCACAGGAACAGTCAAATCTGTTTCTGTTCCAATATCAGGTCTTTAAAGGCCTTGGTGATGTTAAATTGATGCAAAGAAGCCTCCGGGAAGCATGGCGGAGGGCGAGCAGTGTTCATGAGAAGATTGTATTTGGGGCATGGTTGAAGTATGAGAAGCAAGGGGAAGAACTAATTGCTGGTTTGCTTATAAGTAAGCGTGAAAACGAATATGGTCCTGTTGATGTCAAATCTCATATTGGTTCTCATATAAAGGTAAGTTTCCAGGAGAGTGTTTTGATGAATGGGAGCAACACTTCACAGTATGTTGTTTTTACGATTGGAGATGAGAAGATAGTGTGTGATAGACAGAAGTTTTCTGAACTCTCGGCGCCGTTTCACACAATGCTAAATGGGGATTTCTGGGAATCGTCTTCGGAGGCTATAGATTTGTCGGAAAACAATATATCTCCTTCGGGTATGAGGGCAATAAGTTATTTCAGTATGACTGGAAGTTTAATTGAACTCCCTCCAAAGCTTTTGTTGGAGATATTAGTTTTTGCCAACAAATATTGTTGTGATAGATTAAAAGAGTCTTGTGATAGAAGACTTGCATCCTTAGTTTCTTCCAAAGAAGATGCCGTGGAACTCATGGAATATGCTCTTGATGAGAATTCGGTTGTCCTTGCAGCTTCTTGTTTACAATTCCTTTTACGCGATCTTCCTGATTGCTTGAGCGACAATGGGGTGGTGGACTTATTTCTTCATGCTAATAAGCAGCAGTTGGAAGTTATGGTTGGGCGTGGTTTGTTTGCACTTTTCTGTTTCTTGAGTGAAGTTTCTATGAACCTTGATTCTAGTTCAGACACAACCGCTCGTTTTCTGGAAAGGTTAGTTGAATTTGCTGAAAATGACAAGCAGAGATTGTTGGCATTTCATCGATTGGGATGTGTAAGACTCTTGCGGAAAGAATACGATGAAGCTCGTTGCCTTTTTGAGAGAGCTGTAAACGCAGGTCATATTTATTCGGTTGCTGGTTTAGCTAGACTGGACTCTATAAAAGATGAGAAGCATTTATCTTACGAGAAGATAAGCTCGGTCATTTCTCCTGTCATTCGACTTGGATGGATGTACCAAGAAAGATCACTATATTGTGATGGTGATTTGAGGACGAAAGACCTTGAGAAAGCAACTGAGCTGGACCCTACTCTTGTATATCCCTACATGTATAGGGCTGCCACTTTAATGAAGACAGAGAATGCTCAAGGTGCACTCACCGAAATTAATCGGATACTAGGCTTCAAACTTTCATTAGAATGCTTGGAACTACGGTTTTTTATCTATCTTGCTCTTGAGGACTACAAAGCAGCCCTTCGCGATGTTCAGGCAATTCTTACTTTGTGTCCACAATATAGAATGTTTGAAGGGCGTGTAGCTGCATCTCAACTCCGTACTCTAGTGCTTGAGCATGTTGAACATTTGACGACGGCAGATTGTTGGGCACAATTATATGACTGTTGGTCTGCTGTTGATGATATCGAGTCTTTATCTGTTATTTACCAGATGCTTGAATCTGATGCCGCAAAGGGCGTTTTATACTTCAGACAATCATTGCTTCTCCTCAG gcTAAACTGTCCCGAGGCAGCTATGCGGAGTTTACAGTTAGCTTGGCAACATGCATCAAGCGAGCACGAACGACTTGTATATGAGGGGTGGATCTTGTATGATACTGGTCATTATGAGGAAGGGCTCCAAAAAGCTGAAGAGTCTATTAGTATTAAAAGGTCTTTTGAGGCCTTTTTCCTAAAGGCTTATGCATTGGCCGACTCTGGTTTAGGTTCAATATGTTCTTCGACTGTTATTTCACTTCTGGAAGATGCCTTGAGGTGTCCTTCTGATAATCTGCGCAAAGGTCAG GCCCTGAACAATCTTGGAAGTGTTTTTGTTGATCATGGGAAACTGGACCAAGCTGCCGATTGCTATATCAAAGCCCTTAAAATCCATCACACTCGAGCCCATCAGGGTCTTGCGCGTgttcattttctaaaaaatgaCAAGCCTACTGCTTACAAGGAAATGACCAAACTTATTGAGAAGGCGAAAAACAATGCGTCGGCGTACGAGAAGAGATCTGAGTATGGTGATCGTGAACTCACAAAGGCAGACCTGGAGATGGTGACTAGACTAGATCCACTTCGTGTGTATCCTTATAGATATCGAGCAGCAG TTTTGATGGACAACCATAAGGAACAGGAAGCCATTGCTGAGCTCTCTAGAGCAATTGCATTCAAAGCTGATTTGCATCTCTTACATCTACGCGCAGCATTTCATGAACACAAAGGGGATGTCCTAAGTGCGCTAAGAGACTGCCGTGCTGCACTCTCGGTGGATCCAAACCACCAAGAAATGTTGGAACTTCACACGCGTGTTAACAGCCACGAACCATGA